A window of Aquitalea denitrificans contains these coding sequences:
- the arfB gene encoding alternative ribosome rescue aminoacyl-tRNA hydrolase ArfB: MSRYPVDPQQVELTAIRAQGAGGQNVNKVSSAIHLRFDVMASSLPDHIKQRLLALADARLSKDGVIIIKAQQHRTQELNRDDALARLQTMVDGVSQQPKTRHATRPTYGSRQRRLEGKSRRSGIKALRGRVDD, from the coding sequence GTGAGTCGCTATCCGGTTGATCCGCAGCAGGTAGAGCTGACGGCCATCCGGGCGCAGGGCGCGGGTGGTCAGAACGTTAACAAGGTGTCCTCGGCTATCCATCTGCGCTTTGATGTGATGGCCTCCAGCCTGCCCGATCATATCAAGCAGCGCCTGCTGGCGCTGGCGGATGCCCGCTTGAGCAAGGACGGTGTGATTATCATCAAGGCGCAGCAGCACCGTACCCAGGAGCTGAATCGCGATGATGCGCTGGCCCGGCTGCAAACCATGGTGGATGGCGTGTCCCAGCAGCCCAAGACGCGACATGCCACGCGCCCTACCTATGGTTCGCGTCAGCGCCGGCTGGAGGGAAAATCCCGGCGCAGCGGCATCAAGGCCTTGCGGGGCAGGGTGGATGACTGA
- a CDS encoding DMT family transporter, whose amino-acid sequence MKTQSLCSQHIILIFTLIFIWSGGWFFTKTGLESSTPLSFNAIRFLLAAAIMQITLNLTPNHKSASKRHWPVIIAVGIFQTGLMFSLASFGMMQTNLTKTVILVYTTPLWASFLGWHFLNEKLDKTQWAGLLLGLTGIVFIILPEIKLGKIFGILILLASALSWSIANLLFKKYLSSYDKLYIGTWQITIGAVFLLILSIVIDKEISFQASMNSIISLLYVSIFGSIIAFSIWFHLVTKLSLLQSSMVTLGVPITIMAADAIQNENMSSTLVTGMLCILLGIYFAIKNN is encoded by the coding sequence ATGAAAACACAATCACTCTGCTCACAGCACATCATATTAATTTTTACACTGATATTCATCTGGAGCGGCGGTTGGTTTTTTACCAAAACTGGGCTTGAAAGCTCCACACCACTCTCGTTCAATGCCATTAGATTTCTATTAGCTGCAGCAATAATGCAAATTACTCTGAACTTAACACCCAACCACAAATCAGCATCTAAAAGACACTGGCCCGTAATCATCGCAGTAGGAATATTTCAAACTGGCTTAATGTTTTCCTTGGCTTCTTTCGGAATGATGCAGACTAACCTAACAAAGACGGTCATACTGGTCTATACAACACCTTTATGGGCCAGCTTTCTTGGGTGGCATTTTCTGAATGAAAAATTGGATAAAACGCAATGGGCAGGTTTACTCCTTGGATTAACAGGCATTGTATTCATAATACTACCAGAAATTAAACTAGGGAAAATATTCGGCATATTAATTCTACTAGCATCCGCACTATCATGGTCCATAGCAAATTTATTATTTAAAAAATACTTATCCAGCTACGATAAACTTTACATAGGAACATGGCAAATTACTATTGGCGCCGTATTTTTACTTATCTTGAGTATAGTAATCGATAAAGAAATTTCCTTTCAAGCAAGCATGAACAGCATTATTTCACTGTTATATGTGAGCATATTTGGATCCATTATTGCATTTTCCATATGGTTTCATTTAGTTACAAAATTAAGCTTACTGCAATCAAGCATGGTAACACTAGGCGTCCCAATCACAATCATGGCAGCTGATGCCATTCAGAATGAAAACATGAGCTCTACACTAGTAACTGGAATGCTTTGCATACTGCTGGGCATTTATTTCGCTATAAAAAATAACTAA
- a CDS encoding nitronate monooxygenase translates to MKCVDDFRLRLGKQELVPIMVGGMGVDISTVALSLEAARLGGIGHISDAMVPTVTDRRFNTKFVKDKLKQYKFNVENADKSVVKFDLGILAEATKLHVGSAMEAKKGDGLIFINCMEKLTMNAPKETLRVRMQTAMDAGIDGITLAAGLHLGSFALIEDHPRFRDVKLGIIVSSLRALQLFLKKSSRTGRLPDYVVVEGPLAGGHLGFGMDWAQYDLATIVAEIRTWMQAEQLDIPLIPAGGIFTGSDAVGFLENGAGAVQVATRFTVTSECGLPEKVQQEYFKANEDDIEVNQLSPTGYPMRMIKSCPAIGDGIRPNCEAYGYLLDANGSCSYIQAYNREVAAHPGERRIKVMDKTCLCTHMRNFDCWTCGQYTYRLKDTTRRNEDGSYQILSAEHVFKDYQFSKDGKVALPD, encoded by the coding sequence ATGAAGTGTGTTGACGATTTCCGCCTGCGTCTGGGCAAGCAAGAACTGGTTCCCATCATGGTGGGCGGCATGGGCGTGGACATTTCCACCGTGGCCCTGTCGCTGGAGGCTGCCCGTCTGGGTGGTATCGGTCATATCTCCGATGCCATGGTGCCTACGGTGACGGACCGTCGCTTCAACACCAAGTTCGTCAAGGACAAGCTCAAGCAGTACAAATTCAACGTCGAGAACGCCGACAAGTCGGTGGTGAAGTTCGACCTGGGCATTCTGGCTGAAGCCACCAAGCTGCATGTGGGCTCGGCCATGGAAGCCAAAAAGGGCGACGGGCTGATTTTCATCAACTGCATGGAAAAGCTCACCATGAACGCGCCCAAGGAAACCCTGCGCGTACGCATGCAAACTGCCATGGATGCCGGCATTGACGGCATTACTCTGGCAGCCGGCCTGCACCTGGGTTCCTTCGCGCTGATTGAAGATCACCCGCGTTTCCGCGACGTGAAGCTGGGCATTATTGTTTCGTCCTTGCGCGCCCTGCAGCTGTTCCTGAAAAAGTCCTCCCGTACCGGCCGTCTGCCGGACTATGTGGTGGTGGAAGGCCCGCTGGCTGGCGGCCACTTGGGCTTTGGCATGGACTGGGCGCAGTACGATCTGGCCACCATCGTGGCTGAAATCCGCACCTGGATGCAGGCAGAGCAGCTGGATATCCCGCTGATTCCGGCCGGTGGCATCTTTACCGGCAGTGATGCAGTCGGTTTTCTGGAAAACGGTGCCGGCGCGGTGCAGGTGGCCACCCGCTTTACCGTCACCAGCGAATGCGGTCTGCCGGAAAAGGTACAGCAGGAATACTTCAAGGCCAACGAAGACGATATCGAGGTGAACCAGTTGTCGCCGACCGGTTACCCGATGCGCATGATCAAGTCCTGCCCGGCCATTGGCGATGGCATTCGCCCCAATTGCGAGGCCTACGGCTATCTGCTGGACGCCAATGGCAGCTGTTCCTATATCCAGGCTTACAACCGCGAAGTGGCAGCCCATCCGGGTGAGCGCCGCATCAAGGTGATGGACAAGACCTGTCTGTGCACCCATATGCGCAATTTCGACTGCTGGACCTGCGGTCAGTACACCTATCGCCTGAAGGACACCACCCGTCGCAATGAAGACGGCAGCTACCAGATCCTCAGTGCCGAGCATGTGTTCAAGGACTACCAGTTCAGCAAAGATGGCAAAGTAGCCTTGCCGGACTGA
- a CDS encoding hydrolase, with protein MPDHLDPATTALILIDLQQGILGFAKQPYDTEQVLEHSAAMAKAFRAAGAPVVLVRVGWSADGGDALKLPTDLVPPSTPVPDNWLQQPAELEVAASDIQIIKRQWNAFYGTELDLQLRRRGIRTIVLAGISTHIGVDSTARSAWERGYAVVLAEDAMSCQLLECHQFSVKHIFPRLGRVRSTAQVLQALAAGKGDGESLSG; from the coding sequence ATGCCGGATCATCTGGACCCCGCCACCACCGCCCTGATTCTGATCGACTTGCAGCAGGGAATTCTGGGTTTTGCCAAGCAGCCTTATGACACCGAGCAAGTGCTGGAGCATTCTGCTGCCATGGCCAAAGCATTCCGTGCGGCTGGCGCACCGGTGGTGTTGGTGCGGGTGGGGTGGTCGGCTGATGGTGGCGATGCGCTCAAGCTGCCCACTGATCTGGTGCCGCCCTCTACGCCGGTGCCGGACAACTGGTTGCAGCAGCCGGCCGAGCTGGAAGTGGCTGCCAGCGATATCCAGATCATCAAACGGCAGTGGAATGCGTTTTACGGTACCGAGCTGGACCTGCAGCTGCGCCGTCGTGGCATACGCACCATCGTGCTGGCGGGCATTTCCACCCATATCGGCGTGGACTCCACTGCGCGTTCTGCCTGGGAGCGCGGCTATGCGGTCGTCCTGGCCGAAGATGCCATGAGCTGCCAGTTGCTGGAGTGCCACCAGTTTTCGGTCAAGCACATCTTTCCGCGACTGGGGAGGGTGCGCAGTACCGCGCAGGTGTTGCAGGCTTTGGCAGCAGGGAAGGGTGACGGTGAGTCGCTATCCGGTTGA
- the gltX gene encoding glutamate--tRNA ligase, translated as MIRTRFAPSPTGYLHIGGVRTALFSWAYARKNNGVFVLRIEDTDLERSTPESVKAIMDGMHWVGLDYDEGPFYQTQRFDRYKEVIQQLLESGHAYRCYCSKEELEAMRAEQEAKGEKPRYDRRWRPEEGKTLPAIPADVEPVIRFRTPLDGTVAWDDAVKGRIEFSNTELDDLIIARPDGSPTYNFCVVVDDWDMQITHVIRGDDHVNNTPRQINILKALNAPLPVYGHLPMILNEDGQKMSKRRDAVSVVDYADKGILPEALLNYLARLGWGHGDDEFFDMKQFVEWFSLEAVSASASRFNQEKFLWLNAQHIKAADNSRLAALIAPRLAAAGVDTTNGPAIEDVIALVKERIQDLNALALEVDYFYKKREAAAADVEKHLAGDAVARMARFADKLAALDSWTAESIHELFKPFCAEEGIKMGQLGMPLRVLVCGTTQTPSVDAVLALIGKEEVLRRLRG; from the coding sequence ATGATCCGTACCCGCTTTGCCCCCAGCCCCACCGGCTATCTGCACATTGGTGGCGTGCGTACCGCACTCTTTTCCTGGGCCTATGCCCGCAAGAACAACGGCGTTTTCGTGCTGCGCATCGAGGACACCGACCTTGAACGCTCCACGCCGGAGTCGGTCAAGGCCATCATGGACGGCATGCACTGGGTAGGCCTGGATTATGACGAAGGTCCGTTCTACCAGACCCAGCGTTTCGACCGCTACAAGGAAGTCATCCAGCAGCTGCTGGAATCCGGCCATGCCTATCGCTGCTATTGCAGCAAGGAAGAGCTGGAAGCCATGCGCGCCGAGCAGGAAGCCAAGGGTGAAAAGCCGCGTTACGACCGCCGCTGGCGTCCGGAAGAAGGCAAAACCCTGCCGGCGATTCCGGCTGACGTGGAGCCGGTAATCCGCTTCCGCACCCCGCTGGACGGCACCGTCGCCTGGGACGACGCGGTGAAGGGCCGTATCGAATTCTCCAATACCGAGCTGGACGACCTGATCATCGCCCGCCCGGATGGCAGCCCCACCTACAACTTCTGCGTGGTGGTGGACGACTGGGACATGCAGATCACCCATGTGATCCGCGGTGACGACCACGTCAACAATACCCCGCGCCAGATCAACATCCTGAAGGCGCTGAATGCGCCACTGCCGGTGTATGGCCATCTGCCGATGATCCTGAATGAGGACGGCCAGAAGATGTCCAAGCGCCGCGACGCGGTGAGCGTGGTGGACTACGCCGACAAGGGCATCCTGCCGGAAGCGCTGCTCAACTACCTGGCCCGTCTGGGCTGGGGTCATGGCGATGATGAATTCTTCGACATGAAGCAGTTTGTCGAATGGTTCAGCCTGGAAGCGGTCAGCGCCTCGGCCAGCCGTTTCAACCAGGAAAAATTCCTGTGGCTGAACGCCCAGCACATCAAGGCCGCTGACAACAGCCGTCTGGCAGCGCTGATTGCCCCGCGTCTGGCTGCCGCCGGTGTGGATACCACCAACGGCCCGGCTATCGAGGACGTGATTGCACTGGTGAAAGAGCGCATCCAGGACCTGAACGCGCTGGCGCTGGAAGTGGATTACTTCTACAAGAAGCGCGAAGCCGCTGCTGCCGATGTGGAAAAGCACCTGGCTGGCGATGCCGTGGCACGCATGGCCCGCTTTGCCGACAAGCTGGCTGCACTGGACAGCTGGACCGCCGAAAGCATCCACGAACTGTTCAAGCCTTTCTGCGCCGAAGAAGGCATCAAGATGGGCCAGCTGGGCATGCCGCTGCGCGTGCTGGTGTGTGGCACCACCCAGACTCCGTCGGTGGATGCGGTGCTGGCGCTGATTGGCAAGGAAGAAGTGCTGCGCCGCCTGCGCGGCTGA